In Kitasatospora gansuensis, a genomic segment contains:
- a CDS encoding RidA family protein: protein MAHTILNPNGLHDPVPFGYSHTAAVPAGTELVLIAGQYGSGPDGAVVSGDFTEQVERTFHNIGVALAAHGLDLSHVVQLRTYVVNHDVTKLGPIAEAVQKGWGRQPPTQTLIGVASLATPDVLFEVEALAARS, encoded by the coding sequence ATGGCACACACCATCCTCAACCCGAACGGCCTGCACGACCCGGTCCCGTTCGGCTACAGCCACACCGCCGCCGTCCCCGCCGGTACGGAACTGGTCCTGATCGCGGGTCAGTACGGATCGGGCCCGGACGGCGCGGTCGTCTCGGGCGACTTCACCGAGCAGGTGGAGCGGACGTTCCACAACATCGGTGTCGCTCTTGCCGCCCACGGCCTCGACCTCAGCCACGTCGTCCAGCTCAGGACGTACGTGGTGAACCACGACGTCACCAAGCTCGGGCCGATCGCCGAGGCCGTGCAGAAGGGCTGGGGCCGGCAGCCGCCCACCCAGACCCTCATCGGCGTCGCGAGCCTGGCCACGCCCGACGTGCTGTTCGAGGTCGAGGCCCTCGCCGCCCGGTCCTGA
- a CDS encoding helix-turn-helix transcriptional regulator: MRADRLVSLVLLLRQHGRLSATALAGELEVSTRTVLRDIEALSAAGVPVYAERGRHGGFALLPGFQTELTGLNHDETLALLVAGSRRGAHAFGLGPALASAMRKVVDALPESSRAGAAGAVRRLLIDPETDLLARWLVAEELPDTVVAEIRRAVFAGHRLRIRYAAVDRTPKWRTVDPIGLVTVREQGYLLATHSGEDRTYRLSRVLAAEELAEPAERPERVDLGRVWQERSTRFRTGGDQVAVLLRMDPARRAELVGTALAVLGEEAGEDGRLRLEVTFQDARHAEWALWQLAPSAEVLAPPWLRESLRRRAAAIAACYGEPSLSAVVAVPGPEQG, translated from the coding sequence GTGCGCGCCGATCGGTTGGTCTCCCTGGTGCTGTTGCTGCGGCAGCACGGCCGACTGTCCGCGACGGCGCTGGCCGGCGAGCTGGAAGTGTCCACCCGCACGGTGCTGCGCGACATCGAGGCGCTGTCCGCCGCCGGTGTCCCGGTCTACGCCGAACGTGGCCGGCACGGCGGTTTCGCGCTGCTGCCCGGCTTCCAGACCGAGCTCACCGGACTGAACCACGACGAGACCCTCGCCCTGCTGGTCGCCGGATCGCGGCGCGGCGCGCATGCGTTCGGCCTCGGCCCGGCCCTCGCCTCGGCCATGCGCAAGGTGGTCGACGCACTGCCCGAAAGCTCCCGGGCGGGCGCGGCGGGCGCGGTCCGGCGCTTGCTCATCGACCCGGAGACCGACCTGCTCGCCCGTTGGCTGGTCGCCGAGGAGCTGCCCGACACCGTGGTGGCCGAGATCCGGCGGGCGGTGTTCGCCGGACACCGGCTGCGGATCCGGTACGCGGCGGTCGACCGGACCCCGAAGTGGCGCACGGTGGACCCGATCGGCCTGGTCACCGTCCGCGAGCAGGGCTACCTGCTGGCCACGCACTCCGGGGAGGACCGCACCTACCGGCTGTCCCGGGTGCTGGCTGCCGAGGAGCTCGCCGAACCGGCCGAGCGGCCGGAGCGGGTCGATCTGGGCCGGGTCTGGCAGGAGCGCAGCACCCGGTTCCGCACCGGCGGCGACCAGGTCGCCGTGCTGCTACGGATGGACCCGGCGCGGCGGGCGGAGCTGGTGGGCACGGCGCTGGCCGTCCTCGGCGAGGAAGCCGGTGAAGACGGTCGGCTGCGGCTGGAGGTGACCTTCCAGGATGCGCGGCATGCCGAGTGGGCGCTGTGGCAGCTCGCCCCGAGCGCGGAGGTGCTGGCCCCGCCGTGGCTGCGCGAATCCCTGCGCCGCCGCGCCGCCGCGATCGCGGCCTGCTACGGCGAGCCGTCCCTGAGCGCGGTGGTCGCCGTTCCGGGTCCTGAGCAGGGCTGA
- a CDS encoding serine/threonine-protein kinase yields the protein MWGRGTVLGGRYTLTERIGGGGMGDVWRADDGVLERQVAVKVLHPALLEDEQFVERFRREARLLAAIKHPGVVDVYDYGEGDPGSDGQHAYIVMELIDGRPLHEILAEDGAMPPSRALTLVARTLDALQAAHQQGIVHRDLKPSNLMLRSGDRVTVTDFGIARSTASTKITASHSVLGTALYMAPEQAERGPTTPLSDLYSVGVVCYELLTGQVPFGGETVFEIVFKHIQEPAPPLPGLFPQVVRDFVGTALAKRPEDRYPDAAAMAAAARVALKGGPATLPATAPEVVPVAKPVVPPGTEVPEVIEREPRRSWRRILVPVIVPIIITTGAGTALLIDRSPGRSDVTAGGPGSSVLQSGTPNSAASLPSSPGTTPSGPQTPAAGASTPAVPDPNTGSQPGGTAPTSGGQVVVGGGATTVTAPTPNPPAPSRTSAPPVPASSAPVDTVPAGCGGPGWGQIGSVGSGRKLGLPSSDATEGSAVVSGGYAGLGWFRVTGQSTSEFHPCNASNPGMALAWSQSAAQLSNAVNAIRDWSVESAGTAGAVYLHNFLGQGCLTDNGAGRQVTLEECAPGNKLQQWRIP from the coding sequence ATGTGGGGTCGGGGGACCGTTCTGGGTGGGCGCTACACGCTGACCGAGCGGATCGGTGGCGGCGGGATGGGCGATGTCTGGCGCGCCGACGACGGGGTGCTGGAGCGTCAGGTCGCCGTGAAGGTGCTGCATCCGGCGCTGCTGGAGGACGAGCAGTTCGTCGAGCGGTTCCGGCGGGAGGCCCGGCTGCTCGCGGCGATCAAGCACCCCGGGGTCGTCGACGTGTACGACTACGGCGAGGGCGATCCGGGTTCCGACGGCCAACACGCCTACATCGTCATGGAGTTGATCGATGGCCGGCCGCTGCACGAGATCCTGGCGGAGGACGGCGCGATGCCGCCCTCGCGGGCGCTCACGCTGGTGGCCCGGACGCTGGACGCGCTGCAGGCCGCGCACCAGCAGGGCATCGTGCACCGAGACCTCAAGCCCTCCAACCTGATGCTGCGGAGCGGCGACCGGGTGACGGTGACCGACTTCGGCATCGCGCGCTCGACCGCGAGCACGAAGATCACCGCTTCGCATTCGGTGCTGGGGACGGCGCTGTACATGGCCCCCGAGCAGGCCGAGCGCGGCCCGACCACGCCGCTGTCCGACCTGTACTCGGTCGGGGTGGTCTGCTACGAACTGCTCACCGGCCAAGTGCCGTTCGGCGGTGAGACGGTGTTCGAGATCGTGTTCAAGCACATCCAGGAGCCGGCGCCCCCGCTGCCCGGGCTCTTCCCGCAGGTGGTCCGCGACTTCGTCGGCACCGCTCTGGCCAAGCGGCCCGAGGACCGGTACCCGGACGCCGCCGCGATGGCCGCCGCCGCGCGGGTCGCGCTCAAGGGCGGGCCGGCGACCCTGCCCGCCACCGCCCCGGAGGTCGTGCCGGTGGCGAAGCCGGTCGTGCCGCCCGGCACGGAGGTGCCGGAGGTCATCGAGCGTGAACCGCGCCGGAGTTGGCGCCGGATCCTGGTGCCGGTCATCGTCCCCATCATCATCACGACGGGGGCCGGTACGGCGCTGCTGATCGACCGGAGCCCTGGGCGGTCGGATGTCACGGCCGGTGGTCCCGGGTCCTCCGTCCTGCAGTCCGGGACGCCGAACTCCGCTGCTTCGCTGCCGAGTTCACCTGGCACCACCCCCTCGGGTCCGCAGACTCCGGCGGCCGGCGCCAGTACGCCGGCGGTGCCCGATCCGAACACCGGGAGCCAGCCGGGTGGCACGGCCCCCACCTCCGGCGGACAGGTCGTCGTGGGCGGGGGCGCCACCACCGTCACCGCGCCGACGCCCAACCCTCCGGCGCCGAGCCGTACCTCGGCGCCGCCCGTGCCCGCCAGCTCGGCGCCGGTGGACACCGTCCCGGCAGGCTGTGGCGGGCCCGGCTGGGGCCAGATCGGCTCCGTGGGCAGCGGCCGCAAGCTCGGTCTGCCGAGCAGTGACGCGACGGAGGGCAGTGCGGTGGTGTCGGGCGGGTACGCCGGCCTCGGGTGGTTTCGGGTTACGGGGCAGAGCACGAGCGAGTTCCACCCCTGCAACGCGTCGAACCCGGGGATGGCGCTGGCGTGGAGTCAGAGTGCGGCTCAACTATCCAATGCCGTCAACGCGATTCGGGACTGGAGCGTGGAGTCGGCCGGTACCGCCGGCGCCGTCTACCTCCACAACTTCCTGGGCCAGGGCTGCCTGACCGACAACGGCGCGGGCCGTCAGGTCACGCTGGAGGAGTGCGCTCCTGGCAACAAGTTGCAGCAGTGGCGCATCCCCTGA
- a CDS encoding protein kinase domain-containing protein, with protein MWGRGTVLGGRYTLTERVGGGGMGDVWRADDQVLERQVAVKVLHAALMEDEQFAERFRREARLLAALSHPGIVDVHDYGESADGPDGQVAYIVMELIDGRPLHVVLEQDGPLSAERALGLLAEALDALHAAHLQDIVHRDIKPSNLMIRADDRVAVTDFGIARAAASTKITASHAVLGTALYMAPEQAEGGAINALSDLYSIGVVCYELLTGQVPFGGESMFEIVLKHVREPAPGLPPSFSPAVRQFVATALAKQPEHRYPDAATMAAAARAAIAGTRGPATVPATAAGLPPALLATPVTVLASVKDQPRTQGESKQKRSRILIPLIVPIVITAGAGGALLIDRSPLGSQAKGATSSQSAPVTGGTNSAGATPGSAAASSPGAETPPAAAGTPAADPNAGQGAANQPGGGTVPNSGGGNAGGAGTGSGTGTGSNAGGAAAGGAAAGGGTPGGGGGGATPAPTRTTPAPAPATTPAAPAVPAGCGGAGWGYITGVGSGMKLGLAGDPVGGTAAVMGGRTEFGWIRSDPDPGGWYTWHPCNMSKPNLIQNMDTKVAELNPGFSVLISWTVVDTGSGSVYLKDYSSTNCLTDNGAGKKVTMTTCTRDNKAQQWRIPG; from the coding sequence ATGTGGGGTCGGGGGACCGTTCTCGGTGGTCGTTACACGCTGACCGAACGGGTCGGTGGTGGCGGGATGGGCGACGTCTGGCGCGCCGACGACCAGGTGCTGGAGCGTCAGGTCGCCGTCAAGGTGCTGCACGCCGCGCTGATGGAGGACGAGCAGTTCGCCGAGCGGTTCCGCCGGGAGGCCCGACTGCTGGCCGCGCTCAGCCACCCCGGCATCGTCGACGTGCACGACTACGGCGAGAGCGCGGACGGCCCCGACGGCCAGGTGGCGTACATCGTCATGGAGTTGATCGACGGCCGTCCGCTGCACGTGGTGCTGGAGCAGGACGGTCCGCTCTCCGCCGAGCGTGCGCTCGGGCTGCTCGCCGAGGCGCTCGATGCTCTGCACGCCGCGCACCTGCAGGACATCGTGCACCGGGACATCAAGCCGTCCAACCTGATGATCCGGGCGGACGACCGGGTGGCGGTGACCGACTTCGGCATCGCCAGAGCCGCTGCCAGTACCAAGATCACGGCTTCGCACGCGGTGCTCGGGACGGCGCTGTACATGGCTCCGGAGCAGGCCGAGGGTGGCGCCATCAACGCGCTGTCCGACCTGTACTCGATCGGCGTGGTCTGCTACGAACTGCTCACCGGCCAGGTGCCGTTCGGCGGTGAGTCGATGTTCGAGATCGTGCTCAAGCACGTCCGGGAGCCCGCGCCGGGGCTGCCGCCGTCGTTCTCCCCGGCGGTCCGTCAGTTCGTCGCCACCGCGCTCGCCAAGCAGCCCGAGCACCGCTACCCGGACGCGGCGACGATGGCGGCTGCCGCCCGGGCCGCGATCGCCGGGACGAGGGGACCGGCGACCGTGCCCGCCACCGCCGCCGGTCTGCCGCCGGCGCTGCTGGCCACCCCCGTCACGGTGCTGGCCTCGGTCAAGGATCAACCCCGTACCCAGGGGGAGAGCAAGCAGAAACGTTCCCGCATCCTGATACCGCTGATCGTCCCGATCGTCATCACGGCCGGGGCCGGTGGTGCCCTGCTGATCGACCGGAGCCCGCTGGGCAGCCAGGCGAAGGGGGCCACCTCGAGCCAGTCCGCGCCGGTCACCGGCGGTACGAACTCCGCTGGGGCCACCCCCGGTTCGGCTGCCGCCTCCTCGCCGGGAGCGGAGACCCCGCCGGCCGCGGCCGGCACCCCGGCGGCCGACCCGAACGCCGGGCAGGGCGCCGCGAACCAGCCGGGCGGCGGCACCGTCCCCAACAGCGGCGGCGGCAACGCGGGCGGGGCGGGTACCGGTTCGGGCACCGGTACCGGCAGCAACGCCGGTGGTGCGGCGGCCGGCGGCGCGGCAGCGGGCGGCGGCACGCCCGGCGGCGGCGGGGGTGGCGCCACCCCGGCGCCGACCCGGACCACCCCGGCGCCCGCGCCCGCGACCACGCCGGCCGCGCCCGCCGTCCCGGCGGGGTGCGGCGGTGCGGGCTGGGGCTACATCACCGGCGTGGGCAGCGGAATGAAGCTCGGGTTGGCCGGCGATCCGGTCGGGGGTACGGCCGCCGTGATGGGCGGGCGGACCGAGTTCGGCTGGATACGGTCGGACCCCGACCCGGGCGGCTGGTACACCTGGCACCCCTGCAACATGAGCAAGCCGAACCTGATTCAGAACATGGACACCAAGGTGGCCGAACTGAATCCGGGGTTCAGTGTCCTGATCAGCTGGACCGTGGTCGACACCGGCTCGGGCAGCGTCTACCTGAAGGACTACAGCAGCACCAACTGTCTGACCGACAACGGCGCGGGCAAGAAGGTCACCATGACCACCTGCACGCGCGACAACAAGGCCCAGCAGTGGCGGATCCCCGGGTAG
- a CDS encoding DUF2278 family protein, producing MPLKNYGVLAATAVDRRREGATDTPHYQIHLRDAHGTDYRAAVNVLSQQAPSELLYVVVDDFRHPLTGLLPAAGSGWTALSSKPGTGALDFVRGNLFDPAALRTLPPDLPGVDNDLADLLDHFVQRAIADPAAAVYLFGQRFGPEANIPDKVFGFRPGNGVHDIHLNQGNSGRFRNDDGVYQDGGLLIHLPAENRWVAVFLAFQSQSWHTDDATGHALPSTPGRPTDPHDVAVRIVAAMVNPAGPEPERESVTLLNASATPVDLTGWHLADQAKHRLPIPAARLAPGALLTVNGARGFELGNHGGVITLLDPAGLKVHGVSYTARQAAAEGRTISF from the coding sequence ATGCCCCTGAAGAACTACGGCGTGCTCGCCGCCACCGCCGTGGACCGGCGCCGGGAAGGCGCCACCGACACCCCGCACTACCAGATCCACCTGCGTGACGCGCACGGCACCGACTACCGCGCCGCGGTCAACGTGCTGTCGCAGCAGGCGCCTTCGGAGCTGCTGTACGTGGTGGTGGACGACTTCCGGCACCCGCTGACCGGCCTGCTCCCGGCGGCCGGCAGCGGGTGGACCGCGTTGTCCTCCAAGCCCGGCACGGGCGCCCTCGACTTCGTCCGGGGCAACCTGTTCGACCCCGCCGCGCTGCGGACCCTGCCGCCGGACCTGCCGGGGGTCGACAACGACCTGGCCGACCTGCTGGACCACTTCGTCCAGCGGGCGATCGCCGACCCGGCGGCGGCGGTCTACCTGTTCGGCCAGCGCTTCGGGCCCGAGGCGAACATCCCCGACAAGGTGTTCGGCTTCCGGCCCGGCAACGGCGTCCACGACATCCACCTGAACCAGGGCAACAGCGGCCGGTTCCGCAACGACGACGGGGTCTACCAGGACGGCGGGCTGCTGATCCACCTGCCCGCCGAGAACCGCTGGGTGGCGGTCTTCCTGGCCTTCCAGTCGCAGAGCTGGCACACCGACGACGCCACCGGCCACGCCCTGCCGAGCACGCCCGGCCGCCCGACCGATCCGCACGACGTCGCGGTCCGGATCGTCGCGGCCATGGTCAACCCGGCCGGCCCCGAGCCCGAGCGGGAGAGCGTCACCCTGCTCAACGCCTCCGCCACCCCGGTCGACCTGACCGGCTGGCACCTCGCCGACCAGGCCAAGCACCGGCTGCCGATCCCGGCCGCCCGGCTGGCCCCCGGCGCCCTGCTCACCGTGAACGGCGCCCGGGGCTTCGAACTCGGCAACCACGGCGGCGTGATCACCCTGCTCGACCCGGCCGGGCTGAAGGTGCACGGCGTCTCGTACACCGCCCGCCAGGCCGCCGCCGAAGGCCGGACGATCAGCTTCTGA
- a CDS encoding DUF2254 domain-containing protein, translating to MTDRQPSNRQSPSHQPQSRQAPGPKRLRHRPLSPLREHLRDSFWFAPLLTCLAAVLVAGATTWLDEQLVEGAIADTGSAADLMAFTSGAKAVVSTVSSAMLTFIGVVFSISLVALQMAASQMSPRVLRLYVRSRITKATFSVCLATFLFTLLVQLGYDDTTDPTKITSVPVVSTVVAVLLVMLSLTLFVLYVQSTQRLLRVPHVIDRVTRESVGVLTTYRWMAPEAGPRLDPPPDSVTLLHAGNSGVLRDVNLARLVRAARRHDAVFHLVPRIGDFIAPGTPTVVVVGGTPPRPHRITSALNIGVDRTMHQDLSFGFRQLVDIAIRALSPAVNDPTTAVQAIDRIHQLLAMLAGYPFGELRYRDRTGTIRLVQPIPDWQCTIDLAFTEIRICGGGQPQVSRRLAAALDDLLRITPEDRRPPLLAQRTLLERAVAEHVPDPENRAFALAPDRQGIG from the coding sequence ATGACCGACCGTCAGCCGTCGAACCGTCAGTCTCCGAGTCATCAGCCGCAGAGCCGTCAGGCGCCGGGGCCGAAGCGTCTGCGTCACCGGCCGCTCTCGCCGCTGCGCGAGCACCTGCGGGACTCGTTCTGGTTCGCCCCGCTGCTCACCTGCCTGGCGGCGGTGCTGGTGGCCGGGGCCACCACCTGGCTGGACGAGCAGCTGGTGGAGGGAGCGATCGCCGACACCGGCAGCGCGGCCGACCTGATGGCGTTCACCAGCGGCGCGAAGGCCGTGGTCTCCACGGTCAGCTCGGCGATGCTGACCTTCATCGGCGTGGTCTTCTCGATCTCGCTGGTGGCCCTGCAGATGGCGGCCAGTCAGATGAGCCCCCGGGTCTTGCGCCTGTACGTGCGGAGCCGGATCACCAAGGCCACCTTCTCGGTCTGCCTGGCCACCTTCCTGTTCACCCTGCTGGTGCAGCTCGGCTACGACGACACCACCGACCCGACCAAGATCACCTCCGTCCCGGTGGTCTCCACCGTGGTGGCGGTGCTGCTGGTAATGCTCAGCCTCACGCTGTTCGTGCTGTACGTGCAGTCCACCCAGCGGCTGCTGCGGGTGCCGCACGTGATCGACCGGGTGACCCGGGAGTCGGTGGGCGTGCTCACCACGTACCGCTGGATGGCGCCCGAGGCCGGCCCCCGCCTCGACCCGCCGCCGGACAGCGTGACGCTGCTGCACGCCGGGAACTCGGGCGTGCTGCGGGACGTCAACCTGGCCCGGCTGGTCCGGGCCGCCCGGCGGCACGACGCGGTGTTCCACCTGGTGCCCCGGATCGGCGACTTCATCGCCCCGGGCACCCCGACCGTGGTGGTGGTCGGCGGCACCCCGCCCCGGCCGCACCGGATCACCTCGGCGCTGAACATCGGGGTGGACCGCACCATGCACCAGGACCTGAGCTTCGGGTTCCGGCAGCTGGTGGACATCGCGATCCGCGCCCTCTCCCCGGCGGTGAACGACCCGACCACGGCGGTGCAGGCGATCGACCGGATCCACCAGCTGCTCGCGATGCTGGCCGGCTACCCGTTCGGCGAGCTCCGCTACCGGGACCGGACGGGCACGATCCGGCTGGTCCAGCCGATCCCGGACTGGCAGTGCACCATCGACCTCGCCTTCACCGAGATCCGGATCTGCGGCGGCGGCCAGCCCCAGGTCTCCCGCCGCCTGGCGGCCGCCCTGGACGACCTGCTCCGGATCACCCCCGAGGACCGCCGCCCGCCCCTGCTGGCCCAACGGACCCTGCTGGAACGGGCGGTGGCCGAACACGTACCGGACCCGGAGAACCGCGCCTTCGCCCTGGCCCCGGACCGCCAGGGCATCGGCTGA
- a CDS encoding CGNR zinc finger domain-containing protein, translating to MRYVDYIGNLTRVAVEITNGDGPSELRREMFRQHRIAEPDAERLAAFLPGLRAAVAAASQAGPIGPVNALLEQHPPLIRVSDHDGEGAPHLHFAPNGEDAVSWLGRSCAAALAHVVCGDPAVTIGRCRAVDCERFYVDDSRNRTRRFCSNACASRTTVAAYRARRKEAG from the coding sequence GTGCGTTACGTCGACTACATCGGGAACCTCACCCGAGTCGCGGTCGAGATCACCAACGGCGACGGCCCGAGCGAGCTGCGCCGGGAGATGTTCCGGCAGCACCGGATCGCCGAGCCGGACGCCGAGCGGCTCGCCGCGTTCCTGCCCGGACTGCGTGCCGCGGTGGCGGCCGCCTCGCAGGCCGGGCCGATCGGTCCCGTCAACGCCCTGCTGGAGCAGCACCCCCCGCTGATCCGGGTCTCCGACCACGACGGCGAGGGGGCACCCCACCTGCACTTCGCGCCGAACGGCGAGGACGCCGTGAGCTGGCTCGGGCGCAGCTGCGCCGCGGCGCTCGCGCATGTCGTGTGCGGCGACCCGGCGGTCACCATCGGCCGCTGCCGCGCCGTCGACTGCGAACGTTTCTACGTCGACGACTCCCGCAACCGCACCCGGCGGTTCTGTTCCAACGCCTGCGCCAGCCGGACCACCGTCGCCGCCTACCGCGCCCGCCGCAAGGAAGCGGGCTGA
- a CDS encoding MFS transporter: MTAVLDAPTEPPLYRHRWAALGVVLLVEVMDLLDATITGVASPAILRDLGGSESQIQWIAAAYTLAFAMLMVTGARLGDIFGRKRLFLLGAAGFTLASAACAAATDPGLLIGARAVQGGFAALLIPQGLGLIRLMFPPREIGAAFGLFGPVLGLSSVLGPTLGGFLVDADWLGTGWRMVFLVNLPLGLLAVAAATRLLPANHLTRADGAVRLDLPGVLLVGLAALLLVFPLVQGRELGWPLWTYLSMAAALPVLLVFARYQRRLKRRGGSPLVEPSLFGRRAFTGALAAGVVFFGAFAGLMLVFTLYLQLGLGWTPLHAGLTMIPLSLGLVAGAILSGAVLGPKYGRRVLHLGLTVAVLGTLILWATLSYGADGLTSWQLIPALVVAGLGLGLIMAPFFDIALAGVEEHEVGTASGVLNAVQQLGGSVGVAVLGTAFFGWAASDGFRPAAGRTLGLTAVGLLIAAALAFLLPERARPQEDGAP; encoded by the coding sequence ATGACCGCCGTGCTCGACGCACCCACCGAACCACCGCTCTACCGCCACCGCTGGGCCGCCCTCGGCGTGGTCCTGCTGGTCGAGGTGATGGACCTGCTGGACGCCACCATCACCGGCGTCGCCTCCCCGGCGATCCTGCGCGACCTGGGCGGCAGCGAGTCGCAGATCCAGTGGATCGCCGCCGCCTACACGCTGGCCTTCGCCATGCTGATGGTCACCGGCGCCCGGCTCGGCGACATCTTCGGCCGCAAGCGGCTCTTCCTGCTCGGCGCCGCCGGGTTCACCCTCGCCTCGGCGGCCTGCGCCGCCGCGACCGACCCGGGTCTGCTGATCGGGGCCCGCGCCGTCCAGGGCGGTTTCGCCGCGCTGCTCATCCCGCAGGGCCTCGGCCTGATCCGGCTGATGTTCCCGCCCCGGGAGATCGGCGCGGCGTTCGGGCTGTTCGGTCCGGTGCTCGGGCTCTCCTCGGTGCTCGGCCCCACCCTGGGCGGCTTCCTGGTGGACGCCGACTGGCTCGGCACCGGCTGGCGGATGGTCTTCCTGGTCAACCTCCCGCTCGGCCTGCTGGCCGTCGCCGCGGCCACCCGGCTGTTGCCCGCCAACCACCTCACCCGCGCCGACGGCGCCGTCCGCCTCGACCTGCCCGGCGTGCTGCTGGTCGGCCTGGCCGCGCTGCTGCTGGTCTTCCCGCTGGTCCAGGGCCGCGAGCTGGGCTGGCCGCTCTGGACGTACCTGAGCATGGCCGCCGCGCTGCCCGTCCTGCTGGTCTTCGCCCGCTACCAGCGGCGGCTGAAGCGCCGCGGCGGCTCCCCGCTGGTCGAGCCCTCACTGTTCGGCCGGCGTGCCTTCACCGGGGCGCTGGCCGCCGGTGTGGTGTTCTTCGGCGCGTTCGCGGGGCTGATGCTGGTCTTCACCCTCTATCTCCAACTCGGCCTCGGCTGGACCCCGTTGCACGCCGGTCTGACGATGATCCCGCTCTCGCTCGGCCTGGTGGCCGGCGCGATCCTGTCCGGTGCGGTGCTCGGCCCCAAGTACGGCCGCCGGGTGCTGCACCTCGGTCTGACGGTCGCCGTGCTCGGCACGCTCATCCTGTGGGCCACCCTCTCGTACGGCGCCGACGGGCTGACCTCCTGGCAGCTGATCCCGGCGCTGGTCGTCGCGGGCCTCGGGCTCGGCCTGATCATGGCGCCGTTCTTCGACATCGCGCTGGCCGGCGTCGAGGAGCACGAGGTCGGCACCGCCTCCGGTGTGCTGAACGCGGTCCAGCAGCTCGGCGGCTCGGTCGGGGTCGCCGTGCTCGGCACCGCCTTCTTCGGCTGGGCCGCCTCCGACGGCTTCCGTCCGGCAGCGGGCCGGACCCTGGGCCTGACCGCCGTCGGCCTGCTGATCGCCGCCGCGCTCGCCTTCCTGCTGCCCGAGCGGGCCCGCCCGCAGGAGGACGGCGCACCCTGA